One Paenibacillus sp. FSL W8-0186 genomic window carries:
- a CDS encoding diphthine--ammonia ligase, which produces MAEGSNWKTGAYGHKFIASFSGGKDSTLALYKAMKLGEAVGLIVMLEEEGYRSRSHGLPPAFLQAQAESIGLPLYTAASSWADYEENFMHLLVNAKNHGAEVLVTGDLDMPAHGCWHDKVTKNAGLKLGMPLWEMNHRDVVEEFIHLGFVTMIVTVNASLGMKEEDLGRVLTLDYVKELEARGIDPCGEGGEFHTAVIDGPIFNKPISISKGKIIRNGEYAFLPLELAT; this is translated from the coding sequence GCGCTTACGGACATAAATTTATAGCTTCTTTTAGCGGCGGAAAGGACAGCACACTCGCCTTGTACAAAGCAATGAAGCTTGGAGAGGCCGTTGGACTTATCGTAATGTTAGAAGAAGAAGGGTACCGCTCCCGGTCTCATGGCCTGCCTCCAGCGTTCTTGCAGGCTCAAGCGGAGTCTATAGGTTTGCCCCTATATACCGCAGCCTCAAGTTGGGCTGATTACGAAGAAAATTTTATGCACCTGCTGGTGAACGCTAAAAATCATGGGGCAGAGGTGTTAGTAACCGGCGATCTGGATATGCCTGCCCACGGGTGCTGGCACGACAAGGTGACAAAAAATGCTGGATTAAAGCTAGGCATGCCTCTATGGGAAATGAATCATCGAGACGTTGTTGAGGAATTCATTCATCTTGGATTCGTTACTATGATCGTTACGGTGAATGCATCCTTAGGTATGAAAGAGGAGGATCTAGGGCGCGTGCTGACTCTAGATTATGTGAAGGAGCTCGAAGCGCGCGGGATCGACCCCTGTGGAGAAGGTGGAGAGTTCCATACGGCCGTCATCGATGGCCCCATATTCAATAAGCCAATCTCCATAAGCAAAGGAAAGATCATTCGCAACGGAGAATATGCTTTCCTGCCACTGGAGCTGGCAACTTAA
- a CDS encoding SDR family oxidoreductase: protein MTKLQNKIAIVTGASRPGGIGTAICRALANEGANVFFTHLHDYDKNFYPNDADEHWPDSFAGELRQLGVQAAHMKLDLAVPGSASHLLEEVWKRMGLPTILVNNATYSVDADFRQLTDSIIDAHCAVNMRGTFMLSAEFARMLEAENNARSSNRTLGGRIINLTSGQGKGPMPGNLAYAATKGAISVFTESLAAELAPLHITVNAVDPGPTDTGWMSEDVKNALLPQFPMGRIGLPEDAARLIAFLASEDAQWITGQIIHSRGGF from the coding sequence ATGACTAAATTGCAAAATAAAATAGCCATCGTCACGGGGGCGAGTCGTCCAGGCGGGATTGGGACTGCGATTTGCCGGGCATTGGCTAATGAAGGTGCTAATGTGTTCTTTACACATCTGCATGACTACGACAAAAATTTTTATCCCAATGATGCTGATGAGCATTGGCCCGATTCTTTCGCAGGAGAACTGCGGCAATTAGGTGTTCAAGCTGCACACATGAAATTGGATCTTGCCGTACCGGGTTCCGCGTCTCATTTGTTGGAGGAGGTCTGGAAAAGGATGGGTCTTCCCACGATCCTCGTCAATAATGCGACGTATAGCGTTGATGCTGATTTTCGCCAATTAACCGATTCTATTATCGACGCCCACTGTGCTGTAAACATGAGGGGGACCTTCATGTTATCCGCCGAATTCGCCCGCATGCTCGAGGCCGAGAACAACGCTCGTTCCTCGAATCGTACACTTGGCGGCCGAATCATTAATCTCACATCTGGCCAAGGGAAGGGCCCGATGCCTGGTAATCTTGCCTATGCGGCGACCAAAGGGGCCATCTCCGTGTTTACCGAATCCCTCGCCGCAGAGCTGGCACCGCTTCACATTACGGTCAACGCGGTCGATCCGGGTCCTACCGACACCGGTTGGATGTCCGAAGATGTGAAGAATGCACTGCTGCCGCAATTTCCGATGGGCCGGATTGGTCTTCCGGAGGATGCGGCCCGGCTGATCGCTTTTCTGGCCAGTGAAGATGCCCAATGGATTACGGGACAAATCATTCATTCCAGAGGCGGTTTCTAA